Proteins from a genomic interval of Geodermatophilus obscurus DSM 43160:
- a CDS encoding pentapeptide repeat-containing protein — protein sequence MRQTAQQLLADHLRRPPYMSYDEEQRTWASREVTFWPHISLDLTGSTLVDLNLNDMSVVRAIFTRACFLGDACFSGANFSGEANFDAATFFDGVKFDGASFSDDASFTGTRVLRLDDPDLNKGGKGARRVWPEQWIIHPDADDPRRGTLLPSALE from the coding sequence GTGCGCCAGACAGCACAGCAGCTTCTCGCCGACCACCTCCGCCGTCCCCCCTACATGTCGTACGACGAAGAGCAGCGCACCTGGGCCTCCCGCGAGGTGACGTTCTGGCCGCATATCAGCCTCGACCTCACTGGCTCCACCCTGGTCGACCTAAACCTGAACGACATGTCAGTCGTCCGTGCAATTTTCACGAGAGCATGCTTTCTTGGTGACGCCTGTTTCAGTGGGGCGAACTTCTCCGGCGAGGCGAACTTCGACGCGGCAACATTCTTCGACGGGGTCAAGTTCGACGGGGCGAGTTTCTCAGACGACGCCAGCTTCACCGGTACACGCGTCCTGCGCCTCGACGACCCGGACCTCAACAAGGGCGGCAAGGGCGCACGCAGGGTATGGCCGGAGCAATGGATCATTCACCCTGACGCAGACGACCCGAGGCGAGGCACGCTGCTTCCTTCAGCACTGGAGTAA